The Lucilia cuprina isolate Lc7/37 chromosome 5, ASM2204524v1, whole genome shotgun sequence genome includes a window with the following:
- the LOC111682559 gene encoding transmembrane protein 43 homolog, translating into MTLIETYRSCWLIATFGLILFIGGAGVLFWNEGRAVHTIMSLDEALDDAVTLDATADDIEPIYNDRIVHISGPIIVGEPLTEPDYNIQVLAVKLRRRVQMYQWVEETVEHNYGESVASVHTEDRTYYYTRDWRDTVIDSRSFYIQTGHQNPKQFPIESETQVADAVYIGRFELGNSIKNKFNNFVELTSDTRPEDPTIKLHLGLYYHSNDIFNPEIGDIRILFSFAGMEGEMFTIVGKLVKNKIEPYRTSRGVDILLVYPGEWSLTEVFKKEHHAQRLTTWGFRFMGWVLVFFGVTCTSTLLHVILSRIQFLSSLAPDPRFPVGTNVLFSLSMALVIAAVAWILHRPMVGAGLMFAAASPFVWFARGFTNYQRVNGN; encoded by the exons ATGACCTTAATCGAAACATATCGTTCATGTTGGCTTATAGCAACATTCGGGTTAATACTATTTATTGGAGGAGCTGGTGTACTATTTTGGAATGAG ggAAGAGCGGTTCATACTATTATGTCGTTGGACGAGGCCTTGGATGATGCTGTAACACTGGACGCCACAGCTGATGATATCGAACCCATTTACAATGATCGTATTGTGCATATCTCTGGACCAATTATAGTGGGGGAACCATTAACCGAACCGGATTATAATATACAGGTGTTGGCGGTCAAGTTGAGAAGACGCGTGCAAATGTATCAGTGGGTCGAGGAAACAGT TGAACACAATTATGGTGAAAGTGTTGCCTCGGTTCATACCGAGGATCGTACTTATTATTATACCCGTGATTGGCGCGATACAGTCATAGATTCTCGTTCATTTTACATACAAACCGGCCATCAAAATCCTAAACAATTCCCCATCGAATCGGAAACTCAAGTAGCAGATGCTGTTTATATTGGACGCTTTGAGTTGGGAAAtagcattaaaaataaatttaataattttgtagaaTTAACCTCAGATACTCGTCCAGAGGATCCTACTATAAAATTGCATTTAGGATTATATTATCATTCGAATGATATATTTAATCCAGAAATTGGTGATATACGTATCTTATTCTCATTTGCTGGTATGGAAGGAGAAATG TTTACTATTGTTGGAAAATTGGTGAAGAATAAAATAGAACCCTACCGAACAAGTCGAGGAGTTGATATTCTATTAGTATATCCAGGAGAATGGTCTTTAACGGAAGTATTTAAAAAGGAACATCATGCACAACGCTTAACAACCTGGGGTTTCCGTTTTATGGGTTgggttttagtattttttggtGTTACTTGCACTTCTACTTTATTGCATGTTAttt TATCCCGCATACAATTCCTTTCCTCTCTTGCTCCAGATCCACGTTTTCCAGTCGGCACGAATGTTTTATTCTCACTATCAATGGCTCTTGTCATAGCTGCTGTGGCTTGGATTTTACATCGACCTATGGTTGGTGCCGGTCTTATGTTTGCAGCTGCCTCTCCCTTCGTATGGTTTGCCAGAGGTTTTACAAATTACCAAAGGGTTAAcggaaactaa
- the LOC124420232 gene encoding uncharacterized protein LOC124420232: MTIKKLSRKEVVESYNPRNRNRFSVLENYDGQFPPMQPQRNPSRKNNDLEVNSILTPRMYSNVLKRPRPSPRVAPVQKYNPQDHAWVGAMGGKVFEKPNVNKVSLLEKTMTEFITFMKDYFNKERNMHGLNAVSHFGDRLSKIYRDLDCDIITNATMDNPDFDIAILSEIFSHLDSRQSSKLLNYRIVKKTRSDGYGGVAIALHKSIRFKKINYATNYDIVIVRTLNLSTNFVICSVYFEPSISVPDFACEMQKLLSYVETLGYVLICGDFNARACQWGDTVDSSRGRKLAELIDTSDFCCLNVGLPTFRRDLSSCGTVLDLSFSNVNVCMEWNTIPIFLGGSHHYPISIVVDSISVKSSLFLAKDKLISSLNNVQLDPDVEMIESTMADEIKNATYKINSKRTPKSWWNADLDKIFRCLIAALKKCNKYPTPANCNLALSAKIEWKEAVKNARREHFNQRIDLLNQQPNTRDAWRFVRNVGGNAKFLDSTAWNDQNNLLYLQHLKDQVPNGNGVYTIDWSTIVCDGSSGEFAFSDEEFDSILRNKTKPSAGGEDKVTYEMIRALSPLAQRSLLTALSDAFLEHNIKDSWRIIKIVPIPKKGKDLSDYRNFRPISLISVFLKLINLMIKDRMIVYCDENHLLPDRTFAYRKHKSASICLNEILLCIATLKKNGFKVILLALDINNAYNCVNNNLLNKMLLDGGFPAVYVKWIYNFLAERVLKLGDDQVVVSDGLPQGSCLSPFLFNLYTASLHNAEDESTKIFQFADDFLYTKRLMLMLRLTTMNFKILLLGNLILI; this comes from the exons ATGACAATTAAAAAGCTCTCCCGAAAGGAAGTTGTTGAATCTTATAATCCCCGTAACCGGAATAGATTTTCTGTTTTAGAAAACTATGATGGACAATTCCCCCCAATGCAGCCTCAAAGAAATCCTAGTCGTAAGAATAATGATTTGGAGGTCAACAGTATTCTCACTCCGAGGATGTATAGTAATGTTCTCAAGAGACCTAGACCATCTCCAAGAGTTGCTCCTGTGCAAAAGTATAATCCCCAGGACCATGCCTGGGTTGGTGCTATGGGTGGAAAGGTTTTTGAAAAACCGAATGTTAATAAGGTCTCACTTTTAGAGAAAACGATGACagaatttataacttttatgaAGGATTATTTTAACAAGGAACGGAATATGCATGGTCTTAATGCTGTTTCGCACTTTGGAGACcgtttaagtaaaatatatagAGATTTGGATTGTGACATAATAACAAACGCCACCATGGATAATCC AGATTTTGATATTgccattttaagtgaaattttttcacatttggATTCACGTCAGTCATCTAAACTGTTGAATTATAGAATTGTCAAGAAAACCAGATCGGATGGATATGGCGGTGTGGCCATTGCACTGCATAAATCCATTCGTTTTAAAAAGATTAATTATGCTACGAATTATGATATTGTTATTGTCCGTACCCTCAACCTGTCTACGAATTTTGTCATCTGCTCAGTATATTTTGAACCTTCCATATCTGTACCTGACTTTGCTTGTGAAATGCAAAAACTTTTATCCTATGTTGAGACTCTTGGTTATGTTTTAATATGTGGTGATTTTAATGCCAGGGCATGTCAATGGGGTGATACTGTTGACTCGTCCAGGGGAAGGAAGTTGGCTGAACTAATTGATACATCTGATTTTTGCTGTTTAAATGTTGGTTTGCCCACATTCAGACGTGACCTAAGCTCCTGTGGCACAGTTCTCGATTTGTCTTTTTCTAATGTGAATGTATGTATGGAGTGGAATACGATACCCATTTTTCTTGGTGGCAGTCATCACTATCCGATTTCAATAGTTGTGGATTCTATTAGTGTTAAAAGTTCCCTATTTTTGGCCAAGGACAAGTTAATTTCTTCTCTGAACAATGTCCAGCTTGATCCAGATGTTGAGATGATAGAATCAACTATGGCGGATGAGATTAAAAATGcaacttataaaattaattcaaaaagaaCACCTAAATCGTGGTGGAACGCTGATCTTGATAAAATCTTTAGGTGTTTGATTGCTGCTCTaaagaaatgtaataaatatcCAACTCCTGCTAATTGTAATCTTGCTCTAAGTGCCAAAATCGAATGGAAGGAAGCTGTTAAGAATGCCAGAAGAGAACATTTTAATCAGAGAATTGATCTTCTAAATCAACAACCTAATACCAGGGATGCGTGGCGATTTGTTAGAAACGTAGGTGGTAATGCTAAATTTTTGGACTCTACGGCCTGGAATGATCAGAATAATCTTTTATATCTTCAACATCTTAAAGATCAAGTGCCAAATGGTAATGGTGTTTatactatagattggtctactATAGTCTGTGATGGTAGTAGTGGTGAATTTGCATTTTCGGATGAAGAGTTTGATTCCATTCTTAGGAACAAAACTAAGCCCTCTGCTGGTGGTGAAGACAAGGTGACATATGAAATGATCCGAGCTTTGTCTCCTTTAGCTCAGAGATCCTTACTTACTGCTCTTAGTGATGCCTTTTTGGAACATAATATTAAGGATTCTTGGCGCATTATCAAAATAGTCCCCATTCCTAAAAAGGGCAAGGATTTGAGTGATTATCGCAATTTTCGTCCGATTTCGTTAATTTCAGTTTTTCTGAAGCTTATCAACCTTATGATAAAGGACAGAATGATAGTGTACTGTGATGAGAACCATCTTCTTCCTGATAGGACGTTTGCCTACAGGAAGCACAAATCGGCCTCCATATGTCTAAATGAGATTTTACTGTGTATTGCTACTCTTAAGAAGAATGGATTCAAAGTTATTTTACTGGCTCTTGATATCAATAATGCTTATAATTGTGTGAACAACAACTTACTCAATAAAATGTTATTGGATGGTGGTTTTCCTGCAGTTTATgttaaatggatttataatttcTTGGCAGAGCGTGTTCTGAAACTGGGTGATGACCAAGTTGTTGTTTCCGATGGTCTACCACAGGGCAGTTGCCTGTCTCCCTTTTTGTTTAACCTGTATACGGCTTCCTTGCACAATGCTGAAGATGAATCaacgaaaatttttcaatttgctGATGATTTTCTATATACTAAACGTTTGATGTTGATGTTGCGGTTAACAACAATGAATTTCAAGATTCTTCTTCTCGGAAatctaattttaatttga
- the LOC111682562 gene encoding tRNA-specific adenosine deaminase 1, translated as MSCESVAPNAKMSAEDIAKLCFDKFKSLPKTGKPNEKEWTILAGVVLHHKQTGKSEVISLGSGTKCIGKSKLCPQGLILNDSHAEVMARRGLMRYMYHQLKNALVKSDENTESIFEWLPEQKKFQMKKDLTFHFLSTQTPCGDACIIAKPKPQECNEEEPIIKRSKLEEVKFDETNTGCIVDNVYTGAKLIGSHHSDAMQQLVGAVRTKPGRGERTLSLSCSDKLAKWQVMGVQGALLDFLLMTPIYFETLNFWGDNDFVSLERAIWKRFDNNDFKSNKYKLHIPEIRICKKPEFPYAQDSVKQPSPNSFVWCNIPEMLKPYEISVNGKRQGITIKKLHSPQSALKISKFYLLKEFINVLKMLPVLCNTFDKLESKSYFECKSWAKDYQNAWSAVKVNYFRQWSYKPDNLLHFSVEEIENKDNSKK; from the exons ATGTCCTGTGAAAGTGTGGCACCGAATGCCAAAATGTCTGCAGAAGATATAGCCAAATTatgttttgataaatttaaaagtctTCCCAAAACTGGTAAACCTAATGAAAAAGAATGGACCATATTGGCTGGTGTGGTGTTGCACCATAAACAAACGGGTAAAAGTGAAGTAATTTCTTTAGGCAGCGGTACTAAATGTATAGGTAAAAGTAAATTATGCCCACAAGGATTGATACTTAACGATTCACATGCAGAGGTCATGGCTAGAAGAGGATTAATGCGTTATATGTATCATCAACTGAAAAATGCTTTGGTTAAGTCAGATGAAAATACTGAAAGCATATTTGAATGGTTACCGGagcaaaaaaagtttcaaatgaaaaaagatTTAACTTTCCATTTTCTTAGTACACAAACTCCCTGCGGAGATGCTTGTATAATTGCAAAGCCTAAACCACAAGAGTGTAATGAAGAAGAACCCATAATAAAACGTAGCAAATTAGAAGAGGTAAAGTTTGATGAAACAAATACGGGTTGTATAGTGGATAATGTATATACTGGTGCTAAACTTATAGGTTCCCATCACAGTGATGCTATGCAACAGTTGGTGGGTGCTGTAAGAACAAAACCGGGACGCGGTGAACGTACCTTATCTTTGAGTTGCAGTGATAAGTTAGCTAAATGGCAAGTGATGGGAGTACAAGGAGCCTTATTGGATTTTCTACTTATGACACCTATATATTtcgaaacattaaatttttgggGTGACAATGATTTTGTTAGCTTAGAAAGAGCTATTTGGAAAAGATTTGACAATAAtgattttaaatcaaacaaatacaaactcCATATACCTGAAATTCGAATTTGCAAGAAACCGGAATTTCCTTATGCCCAAGATAGTGTAAAACAACCTTCACCAAATAGTTTTGTGTGGTGTAATATACCCGAAATGTTAAA acCTTATGAAATTTCTGTAAATGGCAAGAGGCAAGGCATTACCATAAAGAAACTACATAGTCCTCAGTcagctttaaaaatttctaaattttatcttttaaaagaatttataaatgttttaaaaatgctgccTGTTTTATGTAACACTTTTGATAAACTGGAATCAAAATCCTATTTTGAATGTAAATCATGGGCTAAAGATTATCAAAATGCTTGGTCTGCTGTTAAAGTGAATTATTTTAGACAATGGTCTTATAAACCGGATAATCTTTTACACTTTTCCGTAGAAGAGATAGAAAATAAAGACAATAGTAAAAAATAA
- the LOC111682560 gene encoding uncharacterized protein LOC111682560, with product MMDKFLPQVAAVSAQQQQQAAQTQSSKSFSVSEEHRHYLKVFIQTYHNLPILWDTSLRDYTNRDKRADAYQTLVPIYRYLKRDATLEDVKKKINTLRTNYRKELKVVEAARKQGNHYQPRCWTFYELDFLRNAEKFLAIDTSIIKHETSTSSTTPSAYNSFSESAHAGHFLDNAPYGYLMGKGNTSPMSITEMFHKSFGQQNNNNQQQRVETNGNHTTPSLGLPGGIQSHLSTPNNTTPYQTPTAAVSANANKRLKTTTPSSPPDEMLNMACDYLSSTYPEEESIARTWTYKLKRLPRDQRLLAEKFINDILFEAESGSLHRGSMQLNALEPYVRFEESQNDDSSQEKPQSPNVLPNNTTSTNTAQSLEPTPNETNTTHHSPLAVGNMLINDGSTASASNDTDNSRNTSAFSSYN from the coding sequence atgatggataaatttCTACCGCAAGTAGCAGCAGTAAgtgcacaacaacaacaacaagcagCACAAACTCAGTCCTCAAAATCGTTTAGTGTTTCGGAAGAACATCGTCACTATTTAAAAGTATTCATACAAACCTATCACAATTTGCCAATTCTATGGGATACTTCTCTGCGAGACTATACGAATCGTGATAAAAGGGCCGATGCCTATCAAACCTTGGTTCCcatttatagatatttaaagAGGGATGCAACTTTGGAggatgttaaaaagaaaataaacacttTACGCACTAACTATCGCAAGGAGTTGAAAGTAGTGGAGGCAGCCCGCAAGCAGGGCAACCATTATCAACCTAGATGCTGGACATTTTATGAATTAGATTTTCTGCGTAATGCTGAAAAATTTTTGGCCATCGATACTTCAATTATAAAACATGAAACCTCCACATCGTCGACAACACCTTCGGCCTATAATAGCTTTAGTGAGTCTGCTCATGCGGGACATTTTCTGGATAATGCTCCCTATGGTTATCTAATGGGCAAAGGTAATACCTCACCCATGAGTATAACGGAAATGTTTCATAAATCATTTGgtcaacaaaacaacaacaaccaacagcAAAGAGTAGAAACAAATGGCAATCACACCACACCATCCTTAGGTTTACCGGGTGGTATACAATCACATCTTAGTACACCCAATAATACAACGCCATATCAAACACCAACAGCGGCAGTATCCGCTAATGCTAACAAACGCTTAAAGACAACCACACCCTCTTCGCCACCCGATGAAATGCTCAATATGGCCTGTGATTATTTGTCCTCCACCTATCCCGAAGAGGAATCTATAGCACGCACCTGGacctataaattaaaaagattaCCCAGAGATCAGCGCCTATTAGCCGAGAAATTTATTAACGATATTCTCTTCGAAGCTGAATCAGGCAGTTTACATCGTGGCTCTATGCAGCTAAATGCCTTAGAACCATATGTCCGTTTTGAGGAATCCCAAAATGACGATAGTAGTCAGGAGAAGCCACAAAGTCCAAATGTTTTGCCCAATAATACAACAAGTACAAATACAGCACAGTCTTTGGAACCAACCCCCAATGAGACGAACACTACACATCATTCTCCTTTAGCCGTAGGAAATATGCTAATAAATGATGGTTCTACGGCCAGTGCCTCAAATGATACGGATAATAGTAGAAATACTAGCGCTTTTAGCAGTTACAATTGA